A single window of Bradyrhizobium daqingense DNA harbors:
- a CDS encoding DUF2277 domain-containing protein: MCRNIKTLFNFEPPATEDEIHASALQFVRKLSGFNKPSQANEEVFERAVAEVSEAARKLLRSLHTHAPARDREVEAEKAKERSRLRFG; this comes from the coding sequence ATGTGCCGCAACATCAAGACGCTGTTCAACTTCGAGCCGCCGGCGACGGAGGACGAGATTCATGCTTCCGCACTTCAGTTCGTGCGAAAGCTGTCGGGCTTCAACAAGCCGTCGCAGGCCAATGAGGAAGTGTTCGAGCGCGCAGTGGCGGAAGTGTCGGAGGCAGCGCGAAAGCTATTGCGCTCGCTGCACACCCATGCGCCGGCGCGCGACCGCGAGGTCGAGGCGGAAAAGGCAAAGGAGCGTTCGCGGCTTCGGTTCGGTTAG
- a CDS encoding thiazole synthase, with translation MVTFYGKTFASRLLIGSALYPSPAIMQAAIRASGSSIVTVSLRRESAGGKTGDAFWKLIRELDVTVLPNTAGCRTVREAVTTAKLARELFGTSWIKLEVIADNDTLQPDVVGLVEAATILIKDGFEVFPYCTEDLSVANRLVDAGCKVVMPWAAPIGSAKGIINRDALKLLRDRLPDITLVVDAGLGAPSHAAHALELGYDAVLLNTAIAKAADPVAMANAFRLGCEAGRTAYEAGLMNSRDFASPSTPVVGTPFWHAVS, from the coding sequence ATGGTGACCTTCTACGGCAAGACCTTCGCCTCGCGCCTGCTGATCGGCAGCGCGCTCTATCCATCCCCCGCGATCATGCAGGCGGCGATCCGCGCCTCCGGCTCCAGCATCGTCACGGTGTCGCTGCGGCGCGAATCCGCCGGCGGCAAGACCGGCGATGCGTTCTGGAAGCTGATCCGCGAGCTCGATGTCACCGTGCTGCCGAACACCGCCGGCTGCCGCACCGTGCGGGAAGCCGTCACCACGGCCAAGCTCGCCCGCGAATTGTTCGGCACGTCCTGGATCAAGCTGGAAGTGATCGCCGACAACGACACGCTGCAGCCCGACGTCGTCGGCCTGGTCGAAGCCGCGACCATCCTGATCAAGGACGGCTTCGAAGTGTTTCCCTATTGCACCGAGGACCTCTCGGTCGCGAACCGCCTGGTCGATGCCGGCTGCAAGGTGGTGATGCCGTGGGCAGCGCCGATCGGCAGCGCCAAGGGCATCATCAACCGCGACGCACTGAAGCTCTTGCGCGACCGCCTCCCCGACATCACGCTGGTGGTCGACGCCGGCCTGGGCGCGCCGAGCCACGCCGCCCACGCGCTCGAGCTCGGCTATGACGCCGTGCTGCTCAACACCGCCATCGCCAAAGCCGCCGATCCCGTCGCGATGGCGAATGCCTTCCGCCTCGGCTGTGAGGCCGGCCGCACCGCTTACGAAGCCGGGCTGATGAATTCTCGCGATTTCGCCTCCCCCTCAACCCCTGTCGTCGGGACACCCTTCTGGCATGCCGTATCCTGA
- a CDS encoding mismatch-specific DNA-glycosylase produces MPALDLHRLPDQLCPNLRLVFVGTAASTRSAELGHYYAHPGNRFWRAIHEAGITPRRYQPSEFAALIELGIGFTDLCKTGAGMDHQIAAEAIDLSGFRAKMEKYRPRTIAFTSKKAASLFYGRPSRGIALGRQIRDQSLPEIFVLSSPSGAASGSWTLEPWRELAKWIGRAP; encoded by the coding sequence TTGCCCGCGCTCGACCTCCATCGCCTCCCCGACCAGCTCTGTCCCAACCTCCGTCTCGTCTTCGTCGGCACCGCCGCCTCGACGCGCTCTGCCGAACTCGGGCACTACTACGCCCATCCCGGCAACCGCTTCTGGCGCGCGATCCATGAGGCCGGGATCACGCCGCGGCGCTATCAGCCAAGCGAGTTTGCCGCGCTGATCGAGCTCGGGATCGGCTTCACCGATCTCTGCAAGACGGGCGCCGGGATGGATCACCAGATCGCGGCGGAAGCGATCGACCTATCGGGCTTCAGGGCGAAGATGGAGAAGTACCGGCCGCGGACGATTGCGTTCACGAGCAAGAAGGCGGCGAGCTTGTTTTACGGCAGGCCGTCGCGCGGGATTGCGCTGGGGCGGCAGATTCGGGATCAAAGCTTGCCGGAGATTTTCGTGTTGTCGTCGCCATCGGGGGCTGCGTCGGGGAGCTGGACGCTGGAGCCGTGGCGGGAGCTGGCGAAGTGGATTGGTCGCGCACCCTGA
- the thiS gene encoding sulfur carrier protein ThiS has protein sequence MRVIVNGEQREVNSASVDALLSELDYEGSHFAIALNYDVVPKSRWAETQLKAGDEIEIITPRQGG, from the coding sequence ATGCGCGTGATCGTGAACGGTGAGCAGCGCGAGGTGAACTCCGCCAGCGTGGACGCGCTGCTCAGCGAGCTCGACTACGAGGGCAGCCATTTCGCCATCGCGCTGAACTACGACGTCGTGCCGAAAAGCCGCTGGGCGGAGACGCAGCTGAAAGCCGGCGACGAGATCGAGATCATCACGCCGCGGCAGGGAGGGTGA
- a CDS encoding FAD-dependent oxidoreductase gives MLQTTKRPDSPVSIIGAGIAGAWQALLFAQAGHAVTLHERGDAAMTDATSHWAGGMLAPYCEAEVAEPIISRLGLRSLDIWRRELPDTPFNGSLVVAHPRERNDFERFARMTEGHQRLDAAGLAALEPSLEGRFRDALFFPTEGHVEPRRVLPKLHERIKAAGGTIKFSSDVAAKDLDGIVIDCRGLSARDEQSELRGVKGEMILIETDEVQLSRPVRLIHPRWPLYVIPREDGLFMLGATSIEAEDTGVSVRSALELLGAAYAVHPAFGEARIVEFGSGLRPAFPDNLPRIGVRGGRISVNGLYRHGFLLAPVLAELTLAYVQRGQIDNEVMQCA, from the coding sequence ATGTTGCAGACGACCAAGCGACCGGATTCACCGGTATCCATCATCGGCGCGGGCATTGCCGGAGCCTGGCAGGCGTTGTTGTTCGCGCAGGCCGGCCATGCCGTGACCCTACACGAGCGCGGTGACGCCGCGATGACCGATGCCACCAGCCATTGGGCCGGCGGCATGCTCGCGCCCTATTGCGAGGCCGAGGTCGCCGAGCCCATCATCAGCCGCCTCGGCTTGCGCTCCCTCGATATCTGGCGGCGCGAGCTGCCCGATACGCCGTTCAACGGTTCGCTCGTCGTCGCCCATCCGCGCGAGCGCAACGATTTCGAGCGCTTCGCCCGGATGACCGAGGGCCACCAGCGGCTCGATGCCGCCGGCCTCGCCGCGCTGGAGCCGTCGCTGGAGGGCCGCTTCCGCGACGCGCTGTTCTTTCCGACTGAAGGCCATGTCGAGCCGCGCCGCGTGCTGCCCAAGCTGCACGAGCGCATCAAGGCTGCCGGCGGCACCATCAAGTTCTCCAGCGATGTCGCCGCCAAGGATCTGGACGGCATCGTGATCGACTGCCGCGGTCTTTCTGCGCGCGACGAGCAAAGCGAGCTGCGCGGCGTCAAGGGCGAGATGATCCTGATCGAGACGGACGAGGTGCAGCTGTCGCGCCCGGTGCGGCTGATCCATCCGCGCTGGCCGCTCTACGTCATCCCGCGCGAGGACGGCCTGTTCATGCTGGGCGCGACCTCGATCGAGGCGGAAGACACCGGCGTCAGCGTCCGCTCCGCGCTGGAGCTGTTAGGTGCCGCCTATGCCGTGCATCCCGCGTTCGGCGAGGCCCGCATCGTCGAATTCGGCTCGGGCCTGCGTCCGGCCTTCCCCGACAACCTGCCGCGCATCGGCGTCCGCGGCGGCCGGATCAGCGTCAACGGGCTCTACCGTCATGGCTTCCTGCTCGCGCCTGTTCTCGCCGAGCTGACGCTCGCTTATGTCCAGCGCGGCCAGATCGACAATGAGGTGATGCAATGCGCGTGA
- a CDS encoding MSMEG_1061 family FMN-dependent PPOX-type flavoprotein, whose translation MTKLSAEDLATIYAKPTPRVIAKARPAIDAHARKFIEMSPFCVLATSGADGSVDASPRGGGVGFVQVAGPNQLLMPDRSGNNRIDSFRNVVEGSGFVHLLFFVPGIDETLRVGGRGTLSADPDLLASMVEFGKPPRAVLNVAVSEVYFHCGKALMRSKLWSSEKVQRSVMPSIIEVIHDQTGLGERQSQEVVEEIYKTQL comes from the coding sequence TTGACCAAACTGAGCGCCGAAGACCTCGCCACGATCTATGCCAAGCCGACCCCGCGCGTGATCGCGAAGGCACGGCCAGCGATCGATGCGCATGCGAGGAAGTTCATCGAGATGTCGCCGTTCTGCGTGCTCGCGACATCAGGCGCGGACGGCAGCGTCGATGCTTCGCCGCGCGGCGGCGGCGTCGGCTTCGTCCAGGTCGCCGGCCCCAACCAGCTGCTGATGCCCGACCGCTCCGGCAACAACCGGATCGACAGTTTTCGCAACGTCGTCGAAGGCTCCGGCTTCGTGCATCTGTTATTCTTCGTGCCGGGGATCGACGAGACCCTGCGCGTCGGCGGACGCGGCACGCTGTCGGCTGATCCGGATCTGCTGGCCTCGATGGTGGAGTTCGGCAAGCCGCCGCGCGCGGTGCTGAACGTCGCGGTCAGCGAAGTCTATTTCCATTGCGGCAAGGCGCTGATGCGCTCGAAGCTATGGTCATCGGAAAAGGTGCAGCGCTCGGTGATGCCGAGCATCATCGAGGTCATCCACGACCAGACTGGCCTGGGCGAACGGCAGAGCCAGGAGGTCGTGGAAGAAATCTACAAGACGCAGCTATAG
- a CDS encoding collagen-like protein has translation MADDQGRRQGPQGPRGRQGEPGRPGPQGHPGRRGPDGARGKPGPQGKPGPIGKAGPQGKPGPQGKQGEVGPRGAIGAQGPVGPQGPAGPQGSRGEPGPAGQLPSIEQVLPWLEQLFDAWDERRRQREREAAEREALEAAVQETDAPIVDGDSEGDDGDGGDYKKKKKKKKQRA, from the coding sequence GTGGCAGACGATCAGGGACGACGGCAGGGGCCTCAGGGACCGCGCGGGCGGCAGGGCGAGCCGGGACGGCCGGGACCGCAGGGTCATCCGGGCCGGCGCGGCCCCGATGGCGCGCGCGGCAAGCCGGGTCCGCAGGGCAAGCCGGGGCCGATCGGAAAGGCGGGACCGCAAGGCAAGCCCGGTCCGCAAGGCAAGCAGGGCGAAGTCGGCCCGCGCGGGGCTATCGGCGCGCAGGGACCTGTCGGGCCGCAAGGTCCGGCAGGACCACAAGGCTCGCGCGGCGAGCCGGGGCCTGCCGGTCAACTGCCGTCGATCGAGCAGGTGCTGCCCTGGCTCGAGCAACTGTTCGATGCCTGGGACGAACGCCGCCGCCAGCGCGAGCGTGAGGCCGCCGAGCGAGAGGCGCTCGAGGCCGCGGTGCAGGAGACGGACGCGCCGATCGTCGATGGTGACAGCGAGGGCGACGACGGCGACGGCGGCGATTACAAGAAAAAGAAGAAAAAGAAGAAGCAGCGGGCTTAG
- a CDS encoding lytic transglycosylase domain-containing protein, whose product MKILRIAALLAAALTLPQAVFAGEAEYAEMVAAHARANGVPEALVHRVIMRESRYQPHLVGRGGTIGLMQIKLATARGVGYTGDAAGLRDPNTNLTYAVKYLAGAYRAANGDHARAVRYFAGGYYYAAKRQRQEMVQVANMGETNMGQGNFGQPWLEPNGNPQPMFGAPSHRKLAQRVRNARAQVPGQ is encoded by the coding sequence ATGAAGATTTTACGCATTGCCGCGCTGCTCGCGGCCGCACTGACATTGCCGCAGGCCGTCTTCGCCGGCGAGGCCGAATACGCCGAGATGGTCGCGGCCCATGCGCGTGCCAATGGCGTGCCGGAAGCGCTGGTGCACCGCGTCATCATGCGCGAGAGCCGCTATCAGCCGCACCTCGTCGGCCGCGGCGGCACCATCGGGCTGATGCAGATCAAGCTCGCGACCGCCCGCGGCGTCGGCTACACCGGCGATGCCGCCGGCCTGCGCGATCCCAACACCAACCTCACCTATGCCGTGAAGTACCTCGCCGGCGCCTACCGCGCCGCCAATGGCGACCACGCCCGAGCCGTGCGTTATTTCGCGGGCGGCTATTACTACGCTGCAAAGCGCCAGCGCCAGGAGATGGTGCAGGTCGCCAATATGGGCGAGACCAATATGGGTCAGGGCAATTTCGGCCAGCCTTGGCTCGAGCCGAACGGCAACCCGCAGCCGATGTTCGGCGCGCCGTCGCACCGCAAGCTGGCGCAACGCGTCCGCAACGCGCGGGCGCAGGTTCCCGGTCAATGA
- a CDS encoding RidA family protein — MPIQHFAPPPHVKAPPLSFATRVGDLLFVSGIPGFDANGALPDGFEAQFANVVVNIRRVLDEAGATFGDLVKVNVLLTRAGDVAAMNALYAGAFGPPPYPARTTCVVQALPDPKMLIEIEAVASLSP; from the coding sequence ATGCCGATCCAACATTTCGCACCCCCGCCGCACGTCAAGGCGCCGCCGCTGTCCTTTGCCACCCGCGTCGGCGATCTCCTGTTTGTCTCCGGCATTCCCGGCTTCGATGCGAATGGCGCGCTGCCCGACGGCTTCGAGGCGCAGTTCGCCAACGTCGTCGTCAACATCCGCCGCGTGCTGGACGAAGCTGGCGCGACGTTCGGCGACCTCGTCAAGGTCAACGTGCTCTTGACCCGCGCCGGCGATGTCGCCGCCATGAACGCGCTCTATGCCGGCGCCTTCGGCCCGCCGCCGTATCCCGCACGCACCACCTGCGTGGTGCAGGCGCTGCCCGATCCGAAGATGCTGATCGAGATCGAGGCGGTGGCCTCGTTATCACCGTGA
- a CDS encoding helix-turn-helix domain-containing protein, giving the protein MTTVHVAAPEQGAQFLAPNQIVPLLIGATVDEVERELVLQTLARCDGNRTRASRVLGLSVRTLRNKIRIYAASGIDVPAYQD; this is encoded by the coding sequence ATGACCACTGTTCATGTCGCTGCGCCCGAGCAGGGCGCCCAATTCCTTGCACCCAACCAGATCGTTCCGCTGCTGATCGGTGCCACCGTCGACGAGGTCGAGCGTGAGCTCGTGCTCCAGACGCTGGCGCGCTGCGACGGCAACCGAACGCGCGCCTCGCGCGTGCTCGGCCTGTCGGTGCGCACGCTGCGCAACAAGATCCGGATCTATGCGGCATCCGGCATCGACGTGCCCGCCTATCAGGACTAG
- the thiC gene encoding phosphomethylpyrimidine synthase ThiC, giving the protein MNIRSNPDKTVPAVTTGPLPSSRKIFASPDAAPDLRVPLREIILSEGAGEPNLPVYDTSGPYTDPSVTIDVNAGLARHRKQWVLERGGVEEYEGRQIKPEDNGSVSTDKAARAFSAYHKPLRGLDGHKITQLEFARAGIVTKEMIYVAARENLGRKQQLERAEAALADGESFGASVPAFITPEFVRDEIARGRAIIPSNINHSELEPMIIGRNFLTKINANIGNSAVTSSVEEEVEKMVWAIRWGADTVMDLSTGRNIHTTREWILRNSPVPIGTVPIYQALEKCNGDPVKLTWELYKDTLIEQCEQGVDYFTIHAGVRLQYIHLTASRVTGIVSRGGSIMAKWCLAHHKESFLYTHFDEICDLMRKYDVSFSLGDGLRPGSIADANDRAQFAELETLGELTKIAWDKGCQVMIEGPGHVPMHKIKINMDKQLKECGEAPFYTLGPLTTDIAPGYDHITSGIGAAMIGWFGCAMLCYVTPKEHLGLPDRNDVKTGVITYKIAAHAADLAKGHPAAQLRDDALSRARFEFRWTDQFNLGLDPDTAKNFHDETLPKEAHKVAHFCSMCGPKFCSMKITQDVRDYAATLNDPNSVGMSMSGTAEDGMAKMSAKFKEMGESLYLDAEKVKESNRVL; this is encoded by the coding sequence ATGAACATCCGCTCCAATCCCGACAAGACCGTGCCCGCCGTCACCACCGGCCCCCTTCCCTCCTCGCGCAAGATCTTCGCCTCGCCCGATGCCGCGCCCGATCTGCGCGTGCCCTTGCGCGAGATCATCCTCTCCGAAGGCGCGGGCGAGCCCAACCTGCCGGTCTACGACACCTCCGGCCCCTACACCGATCCGTCCGTCACCATCGACGTCAACGCCGGCCTTGCCCGCCATCGCAAGCAATGGGTGCTGGAGCGCGGCGGCGTCGAGGAATATGAGGGCCGCCAGATCAAGCCGGAAGACAACGGCAGCGTCTCCACCGACAAGGCCGCGCGCGCCTTCTCGGCCTATCACAAGCCGCTGCGCGGCCTCGACGGCCACAAGATCACCCAGCTCGAATTCGCCCGCGCCGGCATCGTCACCAAGGAGATGATCTACGTCGCCGCCCGCGAAAATCTCGGCCGCAAGCAGCAGCTCGAGCGCGCGGAAGCAGCTCTTGCCGACGGCGAGAGTTTTGGTGCATCGGTGCCCGCCTTCATCACGCCGGAGTTCGTGCGCGACGAGATCGCGCGCGGCCGCGCCATCATCCCCTCCAACATCAACCACAGTGAACTCGAGCCGATGATCATCGGCCGCAACTTCCTGACCAAGATCAACGCCAACATCGGCAACTCGGCCGTGACCTCGTCGGTCGAGGAAGAGGTCGAGAAGATGGTGTGGGCGATCCGCTGGGGCGCCGACACCGTGATGGACCTCTCGACGGGCCGCAACATCCACACCACGCGCGAATGGATTTTGCGCAACTCGCCGGTGCCGATCGGTACCGTGCCGATCTACCAGGCGCTGGAGAAGTGCAACGGCGATCCCGTCAAGCTGACCTGGGAGCTCTACAAGGACACGCTGATCGAGCAGTGCGAGCAGGGCGTGGACTATTTCACCATCCACGCCGGCGTGCGCCTGCAATACATCCACCTCACTGCCAGCCGCGTCACCGGCATCGTCAGCCGCGGCGGCTCGATCATGGCGAAGTGGTGCCTGGCGCATCACAAGGAGAGCTTCCTCTACACGCATTTCGACGAGATCTGCGATCTCATGCGCAAGTATGACGTCTCGTTCTCGCTCGGCGACGGCCTGCGTCCGGGCTCGATCGCCGATGCCAACGACCGCGCGCAGTTTGCCGAGCTGGAGACGCTCGGCGAGCTCACCAAGATCGCGTGGGACAAGGGCTGCCAGGTCATGATCGAAGGCCCCGGCCACGTGCCGATGCACAAGATCAAGATCAACATGGACAAGCAGCTCAAGGAGTGCGGCGAGGCGCCGTTCTATACGCTTGGACCGCTGACCACCGACATCGCGCCGGGCTACGACCACATCACGTCAGGCATCGGCGCCGCCATGATCGGCTGGTTCGGCTGCGCCATGCTCTGCTACGTCACGCCGAAGGAGCATCTCGGCCTGCCCGATCGCAACGACGTCAAGACCGGCGTCATTACCTACAAGATCGCCGCCCATGCCGCCGACCTCGCCAAGGGCCACCCCGCCGCGCAACTGCGCGACGACGCGCTCTCGCGCGCGCGGTTCGAATTCCGCTGGACCGATCAGTTCAACCTCGGCCTCGATCCTGATACCGCGAAGAACTTCCACGACGAGACCCTGCCGAAGGAAGCCCACAAGGTCGCCCATTTCTGCTCGATGTGCGGCCCAAAATTCTGCTCGATGAAGATCACGCAGGACGTGCGGGACTACGCGGCGACGCTGAACGATCCGAACAGCGTGGGCATGTCGATGAGCGGCACCGCGGAGGACGGCATGGCGAAGATGAGCGCGAAGTTCAAGGAGATGGGCGAGAGCTTGTATCTGGATGCGGAGAAGGTGAAGGAGAGTAATCGGGTGTTGTGA
- the bfr gene encoding bacterioferritin, whose product MQGDAKVIDYLNKALRHELTAINQYWLHYRFLDNWGLLDMAKVWRKESIEEMEHADKLTARILFFDGFPNMQVLDPLRIGQNVKEIIECDLAAEMSARALYQEAATYCHGAKDYVTRDLFEKLMSDEEHHIDFLETQLDLIGRIGLELYTQKHVGGLEGEGH is encoded by the coding sequence ATGCAGGGCGACGCAAAAGTCATCGATTATCTCAACAAGGCGCTGCGTCACGAGCTGACTGCGATCAACCAGTACTGGCTGCACTACCGTTTCCTCGACAATTGGGGGCTGCTGGACATGGCCAAGGTCTGGCGCAAGGAGTCGATCGAGGAGATGGAGCACGCCGACAAGCTCACCGCGCGCATCCTGTTCTTCGACGGCTTTCCCAACATGCAGGTGCTCGATCCCCTGCGCATCGGCCAGAACGTCAAGGAGATCATCGAATGCGATCTCGCCGCCGAGATGAGCGCGCGGGCGCTCTATCAGGAAGCGGCGACGTACTGCCACGGCGCCAAGGACTACGTCACGCGTGACCTGTTCGAGAAGCTGATGAGCGACGAGGAGCATCACATCGACTTCCTCGAAACTCAACTCGACCTGATCGGCCGTATCGGCCTCGAGCTCTACACCCAGAAGCACGTCGGCGGCCTCGAGGGCGAGGGGCACTAA
- a CDS encoding J domain-containing protein, translating to MMERLESWKLALERPRSAQSANWAEAGRIVAEIVRMSTDVTLRQAAEQALPVLRQAVDNDDHSVTLAAQRRIGVVLEVIHDLSAPRFGRRNAMPKKLSSEDRARKVLGLPLAVQLTCEDINRAYRRAAKGMHPDHGGSTEAFIDLAAARDILIHPGAHKDV from the coding sequence ATGATGGAACGGCTCGAATCTTGGAAACTCGCTCTGGAACGGCCGCGGTCGGCGCAGTCGGCCAACTGGGCCGAGGCCGGCCGGATCGTCGCTGAGATCGTGCGGATGAGCACGGACGTCACGCTGCGGCAGGCGGCGGAGCAGGCGCTTCCCGTGCTGCGCCAGGCCGTGGACAATGACGATCACAGCGTCACACTGGCGGCGCAGCGCCGCATCGGTGTGGTGCTCGAGGTCATTCATGATCTGAGCGCGCCGCGCTTCGGCCGCCGCAACGCCATGCCGAAGAAACTGTCGAGCGAAGACCGCGCCCGCAAGGTGCTCGGCCTGCCGCTCGCGGTGCAGCTCACCTGCGAGGACATCAACCGGGCCTATCGCCGCGCCGCCAAGGGCATGCATCCCGACCACGGCGGCAGCACGGAGGCCTTCATCGATCTCGCCGCCGCGCGCGACATCCTGATCCATCCCGGCGCGCACAAGGACGTGTGA
- a CDS encoding SDR family NAD(P)-dependent oxidoreductase: MALLANHIAVVTGAGSGIGRAIAAGYAREGAQVVLLDVNADTVAEAAEEIRKAGGKAESFALDVVRREDCFALAKQVADKVGQVSILVNNAGITRRNAFTAETETVAKDWNDIISLNLNGVFNVTQAFLAPLRASKGRIVNIGSIQSFVHLRTPSSAAYTTSKHGVLGFTKALAVELGKEGVRVNAIGPGFIETNINANVRATNPALVQAFVDHTPLARTGKPEDIVGPAIFLASDLSAYVTGTIVMVDGGYRTV, translated from the coding sequence ATGGCATTGCTCGCAAATCACATCGCCGTCGTCACCGGCGCCGGTTCCGGCATCGGCCGGGCCATTGCGGCCGGCTACGCGCGGGAAGGCGCGCAAGTGGTGCTGCTCGACGTCAATGCCGACACCGTCGCGGAAGCCGCGGAGGAGATCCGCAAAGCCGGCGGCAAGGCCGAGAGCTTTGCGCTCGACGTTGTCAGGCGCGAGGACTGCTTTGCGCTGGCGAAGCAAGTCGCCGACAAGGTCGGGCAGGTCTCGATCCTCGTCAACAACGCCGGCATCACCCGTCGCAACGCCTTCACCGCCGAGACCGAAACGGTGGCGAAGGACTGGAACGACATCATCTCGCTCAACCTCAATGGCGTCTTCAACGTGACGCAGGCGTTCCTCGCGCCCTTGCGCGCGAGCAAGGGCCGCATCGTCAATATCGGCTCGATCCAGTCCTTCGTGCATCTGCGCACGCCGAGCTCGGCGGCCTACACCACCTCGAAGCACGGCGTGCTCGGCTTCACCAAGGCGCTCGCCGTCGAGCTCGGCAAGGAAGGCGTGCGCGTCAACGCGATCGGGCCCGGCTTCATCGAGACCAACATCAACGCCAATGTGCGCGCGACCAATCCGGCGCTGGTGCAGGCCTTCGTCGATCACACCCCGCTGGCGCGCACCGGCAAGCCCGAGGACATCGTCGGCCCCGCGATCTTCCTGGCGTCGGATCTGTCGGCCTATGTCACGGGAACGATCGTGATGGTGGACGGCGGCTACCGGACGGTGTGA
- a CDS encoding thiamine phosphate synthase — protein MPYPDRFYPVVDSLKWVERLTKLGVGTIQLRAKELNDADALQVVTDALAITKGTQAKLVVNDYWRAAVVAGAKYLHLGQEDLAEADLKAIREAGLSLGISTHDDAELATALAAKPDYVALGPIFFTTLKSMRFEPQGIPKITEWKQRIGDIPLVAIGGIKFEHAAEIFAAGADSIAVVSDVTQHPDPDARVRQWLGLSKEAA, from the coding sequence ATGCCGTATCCTGATCGCTTCTATCCCGTCGTCGATAGCCTCAAATGGGTCGAGCGGCTGACCAAGCTCGGCGTCGGCACCATCCAGCTGCGCGCCAAGGAGCTCAACGACGCCGACGCGCTGCAGGTCGTCACCGATGCGCTGGCGATCACCAAGGGCACGCAGGCCAAGCTGGTCGTGAACGATTATTGGCGCGCGGCGGTCGTCGCCGGCGCGAAATATCTGCATCTCGGCCAGGAGGACCTCGCCGAAGCGGACCTCAAGGCGATCCGCGAGGCCGGGCTGTCGCTCGGCATCTCCACCCATGACGACGCAGAGCTCGCGACCGCGCTCGCGGCAAAGCCCGATTACGTCGCGCTCGGCCCGATCTTCTTCACGACGCTGAAGTCCATGCGCTTCGAGCCGCAGGGCATTCCAAAGATCACGGAATGGAAGCAGCGCATCGGCGACATCCCGCTGGTCGCGATCGGAGGCATCAAGTTCGAGCACGCCGCCGAGATCTTCGCCGCCGGCGCAGATTCGATCGCGGTGGTCTCGGACGTCACGCAACACCCCGATCCCGATGCCCGCGTGCGGCAATGGCTCGGCCTGTCGAAGGAGGCTGCATGA